Within the Candidatus Nitrospira nitrificans genome, the region TTGGGAGCCACAATCATGATCAAACTTCGTCCCTCCATGCGGGGGGCATACTCGATGGTGCCGGCTTGGGCCAATTGTTCAATGACGGAATTCATCACGGCGCGCCCCATTTCCTGATTGGCCATCTCCCGCCCGCGATACGTGAGGGTGACTTTGGTTTTATTGCCCTCTTCGAGGAATGTTTTCATCTGCCGAACTTTAATTTCAAGGTCGTGTTTATCGGTCCGTGGCCGCAACTTGATTTCCTTCACCTGCGTGGACTTTTGATGGCGCCGGCTTTGATGGTCCTTTTTACTCAACTCATACTTGTACTTCCCATA harbors:
- the infC gene encoding translation initiation factor IF-3 encodes the protein MNREIRVREIRVIGPEGEQLGILPTPDAFRQAQESGYDLVEVAPNSTPPVCRIMDYGKYKYELSKKDHQSRRHQKSTQVKEIKLRPRTDKHDLEIKVRQMKTFLEEGNKTKVTLTYRGREMANQEMGRAVMNSVIEQLAQAGTIEYAPRMEGRSLIMIVAPK